A single region of the Arthrobacter sp. PAMC25564 genome encodes:
- the treS gene encoding maltose alpha-D-glucosyltransferase, producing the protein MSFSPQNPSQHFSPKASFELNAPGLQHDPLWYRKAVFYEVLVRGFADGNGDGSGDFHGLIDKLDYLQWLGVDCLWLPPFFQSPLRDGGYDISDYNSVLDEFGTISDFKRLVAEAHARGVRVIIDLPLNHTSDQHPWFQESRRDPDGPFGDFYVWSDTDEKYQDARIIFVDTEESNWTFDPIRRQFFWHRFFSHQPDLNFENPKVIDALFDVVRFWLDQGIDGFRADAIPYLFEEEGTNCENLPQTHEFLRKLRKMVDDSYPGRVIIAEANQPPAEVVEYFGTEEEPECHMAFHFPIMPRLYYALRDQKAAPIIETMKDTPDIPEGAQWGTFLRNHDELTLEMVTADERAAMLGWYAPDPRMRANIGIRRRLAPLLDNSRSEIELINALLLSLPGSPFLYYGDEIGMGDNIWLEDRDAVRTPMQWNPDRNAGFSNADPGKLYLPVIQSLVYNYSMANVEAEAAHSGSLLRWTRQILSVRKNHPAFGLGGFKHVEADHDVVLAYLRELPEGNAAGEDSETILCVFNLSQHPVATTLRVPKYSGRGLRDVFGGQAFPAIGEDGTLTLTLGSHDFFWLRIRSSSSNPASPFTQAMPILSLEG; encoded by the coding sequence ATGAGTTTCAGCCCGCAGAACCCCAGCCAGCACTTCAGCCCGAAGGCGAGCTTTGAACTGAATGCGCCGGGCCTCCAGCATGACCCGTTGTGGTACCGGAAGGCGGTGTTCTACGAGGTGCTGGTCCGGGGCTTTGCCGATGGAAACGGTGACGGCTCGGGTGATTTCCACGGGCTCATCGACAAGCTGGACTATCTGCAGTGGCTGGGCGTGGACTGCCTCTGGCTGCCGCCGTTCTTCCAGTCCCCGCTCCGCGACGGCGGCTACGACATCTCGGACTACAACTCCGTGCTGGACGAGTTCGGAACCATCAGCGATTTCAAGCGGCTCGTGGCGGAGGCCCATGCCCGCGGCGTGCGCGTCATCATCGACCTTCCGCTGAACCACACCTCGGACCAGCATCCCTGGTTCCAGGAATCGCGGCGCGACCCGGACGGACCCTTCGGCGACTTCTATGTGTGGAGCGACACGGATGAGAAGTACCAGGACGCCCGCATCATCTTCGTGGACACGGAGGAATCCAACTGGACCTTCGACCCGATCCGCCGCCAGTTCTTCTGGCACCGCTTCTTCAGCCATCAGCCGGACCTCAACTTTGAAAACCCCAAGGTCATCGACGCGCTGTTCGACGTCGTGCGGTTCTGGCTGGACCAGGGCATCGACGGCTTCCGCGCCGACGCCATTCCGTACCTCTTCGAAGAAGAGGGCACCAACTGCGAGAACCTGCCACAGACCCACGAGTTCCTGCGCAAGCTGCGCAAGATGGTCGACGACAGCTACCCGGGCCGCGTGATCATTGCCGAGGCCAACCAGCCGCCCGCTGAGGTGGTGGAATACTTCGGCACCGAAGAGGAACCGGAATGCCATATGGCCTTCCACTTCCCGATCATGCCGCGCCTGTACTATGCGCTGCGGGACCAGAAGGCCGCCCCCATCATCGAGACGATGAAGGACACCCCGGACATCCCCGAAGGCGCACAATGGGGCACCTTCCTGCGCAACCACGACGAGCTGACGCTGGAAATGGTCACGGCGGACGAGCGTGCGGCGATGCTCGGCTGGTACGCGCCGGATCCGCGCATGCGCGCCAACATCGGCATCCGACGCCGGCTCGCCCCGCTGCTGGATAACTCCCGCTCGGAAATCGAACTCATCAACGCCCTGCTGCTGTCCCTGCCCGGAAGTCCGTTCCTGTACTACGGGGACGAGATCGGCATGGGGGACAACATCTGGCTGGAAGACCGCGACGCCGTCCGCACCCCGATGCAGTGGAACCCGGACCGCAACGCCGGGTTCTCCAACGCGGACCCCGGCAAGCTGTACCTTCCCGTGATCCAGTCGCTGGTCTACAACTACAGCATGGCCAACGTGGAGGCGGAGGCTGCCCATTCGGGTTCGCTGCTGCGCTGGACCCGGCAGATCCTCAGCGTCCGGAAGAACCACCCCGCCTTCGGGCTCGGCGGCTTCAAGCACGTCGAGGCCGATCACGACGTCGTCCTCGCCTACCTGCGCGAACTTCCGGAAGGCAACGCGGCCGGCGAGGACAGCGAAACCATCCTGTGCGTTTTCAATCTGTCCCAGCACCCGGTGGCCACGACCCTGCGGGTGCCGAAATACTCCGGGCGGGGCCTCAGGGATGTGTTCGGCGGCCAGGCGTTCCCGGCCATCGGCGAGGACGGAACCCTGACACTGACCCTGGGCAGCCACGACTTCTTCTGGCTCCGGATCCGCTCGTCCTCCTCCAACCCGGCGTCCCCCTTCACCCAGGCGATGCCGATCCTTTCCCTCGAAGGCTGA
- a CDS encoding 1,4-alpha-glucan branching enzyme yields the protein MSRPTLTPALRELLGAWLPRQRWFPVKSTAFTFQPAGALRLDDGHGEAELEVLLLAVRYPTADGNRSDVVQVPLSFRRAPLAGAESALIGESLRGGGAAEETGDDDHRWIYDGVHDPAFVSAWLDLMRGGGTAPSGNAAGHLVESGYRLPSATGTVRVLSGEQSNSSVIVDDGGSAAILKFFRVLSEGQNPEVEIGAALTAGRTSEVPATLGWVNGEWDTPAGDATGGTRPAHGELAVAHEFLAGGLDAWRLAVDAASNGIDFTAEAHALGMATATVHRRLAAALGTAAEAVPGRDIAAGVAQRVRRSWAEAWNAVGPYDDALERLLLRLQGSSAGSLQRIHGDLHLGQILQVPGGAGKARRWAILDFEGEPLRPISERNFPDVPLRDVVGMLRSFDYAAGAAVREHPGTVVPASWADDCAEAFLAGYAEVTPGIIDRDSPLFTALWLDKALYEVIYELRNRPGWLSIPVNASRRLLSSTGSGVPAEAAAEGIKMTGSTPIDRPGAPLPVDAETLARVASGEHHAPHSVLGAHLDDHGHVTIRAVKHLAEAVSVVTAAGTVPMTHESGGVWVAVLEPLEHGHVPDYRLEVSYKDHEPQLADDPYRYLPTVGEVDLHLIGEGRHERLWDVLGAHVQHYKSSLGDVDGVSFAVWAPNAQAVRVKGDFNGWDGRQHSMRSLGSSGVWELFIPGVPAGACYKFEIRSRHGHWVEKADPLAFGTEIPPLTASRVVEPSYAFKDAEWMEARAARDPQNSPMSVYEVHLGSWRVGLGYRELAKELVEYVKWLGFTHVEFMPVAEHPFGGSWGYQVTSYFAPTSRFGHPDEFRHLVDELHQAGIGVLLDWVPAHFPKDEWALARFDGETLYEHADPNLGEHPDWGTLIFDFGRREVRNFLVANALYWLDEFHIDGLRVDAVASMLYLDYSREEGQWQPNRFGGRENLEAISFIQEVNATVYKTHPGAVMIAEESTAFPGVTAPTSQGGLGFGIKWNMGWMHDSLKYMAEDPYNRRWHHGTITFSMIYAYTENFLLPISHDEVVHGKGSMLRKMPGDRWQQLANLRAFLGYQWAHPGKQLIFMGTEFGQEAEWSEQHGLDWWLADIPAHRGVQLLTKDLNELYGSTPALYERDNDPDGFQWINGGDSDRNVLTFIRRDAAGSPLVCAVNFSGGPHTDYRLGVPSAGGWKEVLNTDSAEYGGSGVVNTGTLTASDGGLDGQPATLTVTLPPLGAAYFKPLG from the coding sequence ATGAGCCGACCGACCCTGACCCCCGCCCTGCGTGAACTGCTGGGCGCGTGGCTCCCGCGCCAGCGCTGGTTCCCGGTCAAGAGCACGGCGTTCACCTTCCAACCGGCCGGCGCCCTTCGCCTGGACGACGGCCACGGCGAGGCGGAGCTTGAGGTGCTGCTCCTCGCGGTGCGCTATCCGACGGCCGACGGCAACCGGAGCGACGTCGTGCAGGTCCCGCTCAGCTTCCGCCGCGCGCCCCTGGCCGGTGCGGAGTCGGCCCTGATCGGGGAAAGCCTCCGTGGCGGCGGCGCCGCGGAGGAAACCGGGGATGACGACCACCGCTGGATCTACGACGGCGTCCACGACCCCGCCTTCGTCTCCGCGTGGCTGGACCTGATGCGCGGCGGCGGCACCGCGCCGTCGGGGAACGCCGCCGGCCACCTGGTGGAGTCCGGCTACCGCCTGCCCTCCGCCACCGGCACGGTGCGGGTGCTCTCCGGCGAGCAGTCGAACAGCTCGGTGATAGTCGACGACGGCGGTTCGGCCGCCATCCTGAAATTCTTCCGCGTGCTCTCCGAGGGCCAGAACCCGGAGGTGGAAATCGGCGCAGCCCTGACCGCCGGGCGCACCTCGGAGGTTCCGGCCACCCTCGGCTGGGTTAACGGGGAATGGGATACTCCCGCGGGCGACGCGACGGGCGGCACCCGCCCCGCGCACGGCGAACTGGCAGTAGCCCACGAGTTCCTGGCCGGCGGCCTCGACGCCTGGCGGCTGGCCGTGGACGCGGCAAGCAACGGCATCGATTTCACCGCCGAGGCCCATGCGCTTGGCATGGCCACCGCCACGGTGCACCGCAGGCTGGCCGCGGCCCTCGGGACCGCTGCCGAAGCGGTTCCCGGCCGCGACATCGCGGCCGGAGTAGCCCAGCGCGTGCGCCGGTCCTGGGCAGAAGCCTGGAACGCCGTCGGGCCGTACGATGACGCGCTGGAAAGGCTGCTGTTGCGGCTTCAAGGCAGCAGCGCAGGCTCCTTGCAGCGCATCCACGGCGATCTCCACCTCGGCCAGATCCTCCAGGTCCCGGGAGGCGCCGGGAAGGCGCGGCGCTGGGCCATCCTGGACTTCGAGGGGGAACCGCTCCGGCCCATCTCGGAACGTAATTTTCCCGACGTCCCGCTGCGCGACGTCGTCGGGATGCTGCGGTCCTTCGACTATGCTGCCGGTGCGGCCGTCCGGGAGCACCCGGGCACCGTCGTGCCGGCCTCGTGGGCGGACGACTGCGCCGAGGCCTTCCTGGCCGGCTACGCGGAAGTCACCCCCGGAATCATTGACCGGGACTCGCCGCTCTTCACGGCATTGTGGCTGGACAAGGCACTATATGAAGTCATCTACGAATTACGGAACAGGCCGGGCTGGCTATCCATCCCGGTCAACGCATCACGTCGTCTCCTCAGCAGTACAGGTTCCGGCGTTCCAGCCGAAGCCGCAGCGGAAGGTATCAAAATGACAGGATCCACACCTATCGATCGGCCCGGCGCCCCGCTCCCCGTGGACGCGGAGACCCTTGCAAGGGTCGCGTCCGGCGAGCACCATGCGCCGCATTCGGTCCTTGGCGCGCACCTCGATGACCACGGCCACGTGACCATCCGGGCGGTCAAGCACCTGGCTGAAGCCGTTTCCGTGGTCACCGCGGCCGGCACGGTCCCGATGACCCATGAGTCCGGCGGTGTGTGGGTGGCCGTTCTGGAACCCCTCGAGCACGGCCATGTGCCGGACTACCGCCTCGAAGTGAGCTACAAGGACCACGAGCCGCAGCTGGCTGACGACCCCTACCGCTACCTCCCGACCGTGGGCGAGGTGGACCTGCACCTGATCGGGGAAGGCCGCCACGAACGCCTCTGGGATGTGCTCGGCGCGCACGTCCAGCACTACAAGTCTTCACTCGGTGACGTCGACGGCGTGTCCTTCGCAGTGTGGGCCCCGAACGCCCAGGCTGTCCGCGTCAAGGGCGACTTCAACGGCTGGGACGGCCGGCAGCACTCCATGCGTTCGCTGGGATCCAGCGGTGTCTGGGAACTCTTCATTCCCGGGGTTCCAGCAGGGGCGTGCTACAAGTTCGAGATCAGGTCCCGGCACGGTCACTGGGTGGAGAAGGCGGATCCGCTGGCGTTCGGGACCGAAATCCCGCCGCTGACGGCGTCCCGCGTCGTCGAGCCCTCCTACGCCTTCAAGGATGCCGAGTGGATGGAAGCCCGGGCCGCCCGGGACCCGCAGAACTCGCCCATGAGCGTCTACGAGGTCCACCTCGGCTCGTGGCGGGTCGGCCTCGGCTACCGCGAGCTGGCCAAGGAACTGGTGGAGTACGTCAAGTGGCTGGGGTTCACCCACGTGGAATTCATGCCCGTGGCCGAGCACCCCTTCGGCGGCTCCTGGGGGTACCAGGTCACCTCCTACTTTGCCCCGACGTCGCGCTTCGGGCACCCGGACGAATTCCGGCACCTCGTGGATGAGCTCCACCAGGCCGGCATCGGTGTGCTGCTGGACTGGGTTCCCGCGCACTTCCCCAAGGACGAGTGGGCCCTGGCCAGGTTCGACGGCGAAACCCTGTACGAGCACGCAGATCCGAACCTCGGCGAGCACCCGGACTGGGGAACGCTGATCTTCGACTTCGGCCGCCGTGAAGTCCGGAACTTCCTCGTCGCCAACGCGCTCTACTGGCTCGACGAATTCCACATCGACGGGCTGCGGGTCGACGCTGTCGCCTCGATGCTCTATCTCGACTACTCACGCGAGGAAGGGCAGTGGCAGCCGAACCGCTTCGGCGGACGCGAAAACCTCGAGGCGATCTCCTTCATTCAGGAGGTCAACGCCACCGTCTACAAGACCCACCCCGGCGCCGTCATGATCGCCGAGGAATCGACCGCGTTCCCGGGGGTCACGGCTCCGACGAGCCAGGGCGGCCTGGGCTTCGGCATCAAATGGAACATGGGCTGGATGCATGACTCGCTCAAGTACATGGCCGAGGATCCATACAACCGCCGGTGGCACCACGGCACCATCACGTTCTCTATGATCTACGCCTACACGGAGAACTTCCTGCTGCCCATCAGCCACGACGAAGTCGTGCATGGCAAGGGCTCGATGTTGCGCAAGATGCCGGGGGACCGCTGGCAGCAACTGGCGAACCTGCGGGCATTCCTGGGCTATCAGTGGGCGCATCCGGGCAAGCAGTTGATCTTCATGGGCACGGAGTTCGGCCAGGAGGCGGAATGGTCCGAACAGCACGGACTGGACTGGTGGCTCGCCGACATCCCGGCGCATCGCGGCGTGCAACTCCTGACCAAGGACCTGAACGAGCTTTATGGTTCGACCCCGGCCCTGTATGAGCGGGACAACGATCCTGACGGGTTCCAGTGGATCAACGGCGGAGACTCGGACCGGAACGTGCTCACCTTCATCCGCCGCGACGCCGCCGGGAGCCCCCTGGTGTGCGCCGTGAACTTCTCCGGCGGCCCGCACACCGACTACCGCCTCGGCGTTCCGTCCGCGGGCGGCTGGAAGGAAGTGTTGAACACCGACTCCGCCGAGTACGGCGGCTCGGGTGTTGTGAACACCGGCACCCTGACCGCGTCCGACGGCGGCCTCGACGGTCAGCCGGCAACACTAACGGTCACGCTGCCCCCCTTGGGCGCCGCGTACTTCAAGCCCCTGGGCTAG